One window from the genome of Nocardioides panaciterrulae encodes:
- the betT gene encoding choline BCCT transporter BetT encodes MTATEQTVSPATSAPPDDQPDWVLNKPVFLTSAAITLAVTLWCVILPDNAYSTLESVVGWVCTWFGWYYIALTTTVLAFVIYLGVSRYGKVRLGPEHSRPEFSTGAWSAMLFAAGIGTDLIFYAVYEPAYQYLHPPSIQGGTVEAAREGTVWTLFHYGLSGWGMYSLMGMALAYFAYRRGLPLAVRSALFPIFGTRINGGIGTAADTAAILGTIFGVATSLGIGVVSLNVGLEVVFGLSVGLPVQIGLVVLAITIATLSAVTGVDKGIKLISQFNVLLAILLAGFVLVTGKTAFLLNALVQNVGDYVRMFPGMTNQTFAYQDTGDWMSLWTLFFWAWWIAWAAFVGLFLARISRGRTIRQFVAGTMIIPFSYIVMWVAIFGNAALNQIRSGNTDLKQIVNDASGPDTALWSLLQQYPGFTFVAGLFILIGLLFYVTSADSGALVMANLSCTLKTANHDAGPQLRIFWAVATGALTLAILVAGNIYALQYATVIVGLPFAFVMVGVMWGLWKALSAEGHLADSRRGTLQGALSGRSSVYGDRERSHASWQSRLRRTMDFPDEQRADDYLASVAAPALEEVAAELRAQQVEVVVASVVDEDAEPAAELMAGIGEQPFVYRVQRTGAVTPTYGGRVPRHDDRYYRLEVHLRDGGQGYDVMGYTRTQLIDDVLDQYERHLEYLRLADGVA; translated from the coding sequence ATGACAGCCACGGAACAGACCGTTTCCCCCGCGACGTCCGCGCCACCGGACGATCAGCCCGACTGGGTCCTCAACAAGCCGGTGTTCCTCACCTCCGCGGCCATCACCTTGGCGGTGACCCTGTGGTGCGTGATCCTGCCCGACAACGCCTACTCCACGCTCGAGTCGGTCGTCGGGTGGGTCTGCACCTGGTTCGGTTGGTACTACATCGCCCTGACCACCACGGTGCTGGCGTTCGTGATCTACCTCGGCGTCTCGCGCTACGGGAAGGTGCGGCTCGGCCCCGAGCACTCGCGCCCGGAGTTCTCGACGGGCGCCTGGTCGGCGATGCTGTTCGCCGCCGGCATCGGCACCGACCTGATCTTCTACGCCGTCTACGAGCCGGCCTACCAGTACCTGCACCCGCCGAGCATCCAGGGCGGGACCGTGGAGGCGGCCCGGGAGGGCACCGTGTGGACGCTGTTCCACTACGGCCTGTCGGGGTGGGGGATGTACTCGCTGATGGGCATGGCCCTGGCGTACTTCGCCTACCGGCGGGGGCTGCCGCTGGCGGTGCGCTCGGCGCTCTTCCCGATCTTCGGCACCCGCATCAACGGCGGCATCGGCACGGCCGCCGACACGGCCGCGATCCTCGGCACCATCTTCGGGGTCGCCACCTCGCTCGGCATCGGCGTGGTCAGCCTCAACGTCGGCCTCGAGGTCGTCTTCGGACTCTCGGTCGGGCTGCCGGTGCAGATCGGGCTGGTCGTGCTGGCCATCACCATCGCGACGCTCTCGGCGGTCACCGGCGTGGACAAGGGCATCAAGCTGATCTCGCAGTTCAACGTGCTGCTCGCGATCCTGCTCGCGGGTTTCGTGCTGGTCACCGGCAAGACGGCGTTCCTGCTCAACGCGCTGGTCCAGAACGTCGGCGACTACGTCCGGATGTTCCCCGGGATGACCAACCAGACGTTCGCCTACCAGGACACCGGCGACTGGATGAGCCTGTGGACGCTGTTCTTCTGGGCCTGGTGGATCGCCTGGGCGGCCTTCGTGGGCCTGTTCCTGGCGCGCATCTCGCGGGGACGCACCATCCGCCAGTTCGTCGCCGGCACCATGATCATCCCGTTCAGCTACATCGTGATGTGGGTCGCGATCTTCGGCAACGCCGCGCTCAACCAGATCCGCAGCGGCAACACCGACCTGAAGCAGATCGTCAACGACGCCAGCGGCCCCGACACCGCCCTGTGGTCGCTGCTCCAGCAGTACCCCGGCTTCACCTTCGTCGCCGGCCTCTTCATCCTCATCGGCCTGCTCTTCTACGTCACCTCGGCCGACTCGGGGGCGCTGGTGATGGCGAACCTGTCCTGCACGCTCAAGACCGCGAACCACGACGCCGGACCGCAGCTGCGGATCTTCTGGGCGGTCGCCACCGGGGCGCTCACCCTGGCGATCCTCGTCGCGGGCAACATCTACGCGCTGCAGTACGCCACCGTCATCGTCGGCCTGCCGTTCGCGTTCGTGATGGTCGGCGTGATGTGGGGGCTGTGGAAGGCGCTCTCCGCCGAGGGGCACCTGGCCGACAGCAGGCGCGGCACCCTGCAGGGCGCGCTCTCCGGCCGCAGCAGCGTCTACGGCGACCGGGAGCGCAGCCACGCGTCCTGGCAGTCCCGGCTGCGGCGGACGATGGACTTCCCCGACGAGCAGCGTGCCGACGACTACCTGGCGTCGGTGGCGGCGCCAGCCCTGGAGGAGGTCGCGGCCGAGCTGCGCGCGCAGCAGGTCGAGGTCGTCGTCGCGTCCGTCGTCGACGAGGACGCCGAGCCCGCGGCCGAGCTGATGGCCGGCATCGGTGAGCAGCCGTTCGTCTACCGGGTGCAGCGCACGGGGGCCGTCACCCCGACGTACGGCGGCCGGGTCCCTCGGCACGACGACAGGTACTACCGGCTCGAGGTGCACCTGCGCGACGGGGGCCAGGGCTACGACGTGATGGGCTACACCCGCACCCAGCTGATCGACGACGTGCTCGACCAGTACGAACGGCACCTGGAGTACCTGCGGCTCGCCGACGGGGTCGCCTGA
- the pcrA gene encoding DNA helicase PcrA, translating into MSTSIPIPGLESLAPAEEPRTTRRGPSPQELLEGLNEPQRAAVVHAGAPLLVVAGAGSGKTRVLTRRIAWLISERKAHPGSILAITFTNKAAAEMKERVEELVGRRARIMWVSTFHSACVRILRKEIAVLNGGELDYKSNFSIYDAADQKRLMALVCKDLDLDPKRYQPNAVLHWVSAQKNELRDAEEAAKDARNGQEETYAAAYALYQRRLRQANALDFDDLIMTTVHLFQQFPEVRETYRRRFRHVLVDEYQDTNHAQYALIHQLCADDPEATEPDAERVEPAELMVVGDADQSIYAFRGANIRNILDFEQDFPDATSILLEQNYRSTQTILTAANSVIGHNKGRKPKRLWSEAGDGARIVGYVADDEHDEARFVSEEIDKLVDEHGVRPADVAVFYRTNAQSRVFEEVFIRTGQPYKVVGGVRFYERREVRDALAYLRMLVNPADQVSLRRILNTPKRGIGDRAVACVEALAERERITFWEALRRAEDAPGLATRSLTAIRGFVAIVEELQSMVEAGERADVILETVLARSGYLAELEASDDPQDETRVENLAELVAVAREFSDDPVAGPSADPADVDAGTVAPGLRDFLERVALVADTDQIPDTPEGRDDGVVTLMTLHTAKGLEFPVVFLTGLEDGVFPHARSLGDQPELEEERRLAYVGVTRAQQRLYLSRAVVRSAWGAPSHNPGSRFLDELPVDLVDWRRTEAAQTRWGRPDLAAGSPARLGQPTAAGRRNFSSAALRVDAAKKAKPARAIPSLEPGDRVLHDSFGMGTVVTVEGAAEKSVASIDFGSEGVKRLLLRYAPVEKL; encoded by the coding sequence ATGAGCACCTCGATCCCGATCCCCGGCCTGGAGTCCCTCGCGCCCGCCGAGGAGCCCCGCACCACCCGCCGGGGACCCTCCCCCCAGGAGCTGCTCGAGGGCCTCAACGAGCCTCAGCGTGCCGCCGTGGTGCACGCCGGGGCGCCGCTGCTGGTGGTCGCCGGGGCCGGCTCCGGCAAGACCCGGGTGCTCACCCGGCGGATCGCCTGGCTGATCTCCGAGCGCAAGGCGCACCCCGGCTCGATCCTCGCGATCACCTTCACCAACAAGGCGGCCGCGGAGATGAAGGAGCGCGTGGAGGAGCTGGTCGGCCGGCGCGCGCGGATCATGTGGGTCTCGACGTTCCACTCGGCCTGCGTGCGGATCCTGCGCAAGGAGATCGCCGTGCTCAACGGCGGCGAGCTCGACTACAAGTCGAACTTCTCGATCTACGACGCCGCCGACCAGAAGCGGCTGATGGCGCTGGTCTGCAAGGACCTCGACCTCGACCCGAAGCGCTACCAGCCGAACGCGGTGCTGCACTGGGTCTCGGCGCAGAAGAACGAGCTGCGCGACGCCGAGGAGGCGGCCAAGGACGCCCGCAACGGCCAGGAGGAGACCTACGCCGCGGCGTACGCGCTCTACCAGCGGCGGCTGCGACAGGCCAACGCGCTCGACTTCGACGACCTGATCATGACCACCGTGCACTTGTTCCAGCAGTTCCCCGAGGTGCGCGAGACCTACCGGCGCCGCTTCCGCCACGTCCTCGTCGACGAGTACCAGGACACCAACCACGCGCAGTACGCACTGATCCACCAGCTCTGCGCCGACGACCCCGAGGCCACCGAGCCCGACGCGGAGCGGGTGGAGCCGGCCGAGCTGATGGTGGTCGGCGACGCCGACCAGTCCATCTACGCCTTCCGGGGCGCCAACATCCGCAACATCCTCGACTTCGAGCAGGACTTCCCCGACGCGACCTCGATCCTGCTCGAGCAGAACTACCGCTCCACCCAGACGATCCTCACCGCCGCCAACTCCGTGATCGGCCACAACAAGGGGCGCAAGCCCAAGCGGCTGTGGTCCGAGGCCGGCGACGGCGCCCGGATCGTCGGCTACGTCGCCGACGACGAGCACGACGAGGCCCGGTTCGTCTCGGAGGAGATCGACAAGCTCGTCGACGAGCACGGCGTCCGCCCCGCCGACGTGGCGGTCTTCTACCGCACCAACGCCCAGTCCCGGGTCTTTGAGGAGGTGTTCATCCGCACCGGCCAGCCGTACAAGGTGGTCGGCGGGGTGCGCTTCTACGAGCGCCGCGAGGTGCGCGACGCCCTGGCCTACCTGCGGATGCTGGTGAACCCGGCCGACCAGGTCTCCCTGCGCCGGATCCTGAACACCCCCAAGCGCGGCATCGGCGACCGGGCGGTGGCCTGCGTCGAGGCGCTCGCCGAGCGGGAGCGGATCACCTTCTGGGAGGCGCTGCGCCGGGCCGAGGACGCGCCCGGCCTGGCCACCCGGTCGCTGACCGCGATCCGGGGCTTCGTCGCGATCGTCGAGGAGCTCCAGTCGATGGTCGAGGCGGGGGAGCGGGCCGACGTGATCCTCGAGACCGTGCTGGCCCGGTCCGGCTACCTCGCCGAGCTGGAGGCCTCCGACGACCCCCAGGACGAGACCCGCGTGGAGAACCTCGCCGAGCTCGTGGCGGTGGCGCGTGAGTTCTCCGACGACCCGGTCGCGGGCCCGTCCGCGGACCCCGCCGACGTGGACGCGGGGACCGTCGCACCGGGCCTTCGCGACTTCCTGGAGCGGGTGGCGCTGGTGGCCGACACCGACCAGATCCCCGACACCCCGGAGGGCCGGGACGACGGGGTCGTCACGCTGATGACCCTGCACACCGCCAAGGGCCTGGAGTTCCCGGTGGTGTTCCTGACCGGTCTCGAGGACGGCGTCTTCCCGCACGCGCGCTCCCTGGGGGACCAGCCGGAGCTGGAGGAGGAGCGACGGCTGGCGTACGTCGGGGTGACCCGCGCCCAGCAGCGCCTCTACCTCTCCCGAGCCGTGGTCCGCTCCGCCTGGGGCGCCCCGTCGCACAACCCGGGGTCCCGCTTCCTCGACGAGCTGCCGGTCGACCTGGTCGACTGGCGCCGCACCGAGGCCGCGCAGACCAGGTGGGGCCGGCCCGACCTCGCCGCGGGTTCGCCGGCCCGCCTGGGCCAGCCGACCGCCGCGGGTCGCCGCAACTTCTCCTCGGCCGCGCTGCGCGTGGATGCGGCGAAGAAGGCCAAGCCGGCCCGGGCGATCCCGTCGCTGGAGCCCGGGGACCGGGTGCTGCACGACTCCTTCGGCATGGGCACGGTCGTCACCGTCGAGGGCGCGGCCGAGAAGTCGGTCGCCTCGATCGACTTCGGCTCCGAGGGCGTCAAGCGCCTCCTGCTCCGCTACGCGCCGGTGGAGAAGCTCTAG
- a CDS encoding OpgC family protein, giving the protein MGAGHPRGHERAKRDPLIDVLRGVCFVFMTVDHLPGSPFARFSNPNYGPFGFFTAAQGFVLISGFVSGFVYEESRVRDGFGAMTRRVFARVRVLYVTQLVLYATLAVAVVAGLPGVSGWNLDVYVHEPWKGVFLTASLLYEPAYLGILPMYCMFLLATPFLIWQFARGRLAYVLAASACVWIAAGLLVRLPANPDGVDFGAFDPLSYQVVFVVGLAFGAKRLSLSQIPPRIRQWMVVGAAGVTTLFFALRLDYAFDGPVKPMIDRFSMAFSVVQLGPLRLLDFAAFAFLPLMAVPRLIRPGRTTAASRWLGFIGGHALPVFAWSILTTYAAMALLPSPPNTLIGLAAALVAVASLTIPATARAALLRRRAAGHAVAVASRSVRPPFDEDLGQGPLVVHDAPPAVARLGVPEGLPRPARVTEPGKPIRSSVVE; this is encoded by the coding sequence ATGGGGGCGGGGCATCCACGGGGGCATGAACGGGCGAAGCGCGATCCGCTCATTGATGTGCTCCGGGGAGTGTGCTTCGTCTTCATGACCGTCGACCACCTCCCCGGAAGCCCCTTTGCCCGCTTCAGCAATCCCAACTACGGTCCTTTCGGCTTCTTCACCGCCGCTCAGGGCTTCGTCCTCATCTCCGGCTTCGTGTCGGGCTTCGTCTACGAGGAAAGCCGGGTGCGCGACGGCTTCGGGGCGATGACGCGGCGCGTGTTCGCGCGGGTCCGCGTCCTCTACGTCACGCAGCTGGTGCTCTATGCGACGCTCGCAGTCGCCGTCGTGGCCGGTCTCCCAGGTGTCAGCGGATGGAACCTCGACGTGTACGTCCACGAGCCCTGGAAGGGGGTGTTCCTCACCGCGTCGCTGCTCTACGAACCGGCGTATCTCGGGATCCTCCCGATGTACTGCATGTTCCTCCTCGCGACGCCCTTCCTGATCTGGCAGTTCGCCAGGGGCCGGCTGGCGTACGTCCTCGCTGCCAGCGCGTGCGTGTGGATCGCCGCCGGACTGTTGGTCAGGCTGCCCGCGAACCCGGACGGAGTCGACTTCGGAGCCTTCGACCCGCTCAGCTACCAGGTGGTGTTCGTTGTCGGTCTGGCCTTCGGCGCCAAGAGGCTCAGCCTTTCGCAGATACCGCCCAGGATTCGGCAGTGGATGGTCGTGGGCGCTGCGGGCGTGACGACGCTCTTCTTCGCGCTGCGGCTAGATTATGCGTTCGACGGCCCGGTCAAGCCGATGATCGATCGATTCAGCATGGCGTTCAGCGTCGTCCAGCTCGGGCCGCTCCGGCTGCTGGACTTCGCCGCCTTCGCATTCCTTCCGCTCATGGCCGTTCCGCGCCTCATACGACCGGGACGGACGACTGCGGCAAGTCGTTGGCTCGGGTTCATCGGAGGGCACGCGCTGCCGGTGTTCGCCTGGTCGATCCTGACTACCTACGCGGCCATGGCTCTGCTCCCTTCCCCTCCGAACACGCTCATCGGCCTCGCCGCGGCGCTCGTCGCCGTCGCGAGCCTCACGATCCCGGCGACGGCGAGAGCGGCACTTCTCCGACGACGTGCGGCCGGGCACGCTGTAGCTGTCGCCAGCCGCTCGGTTCGCCCGCCGTTCGACGAGGACCTCGGGCAGGGTCCCTTGGTGGTCCACGATGCGCCACCGGCCGTTGCGCGCCTCGGTGTCCCGGAGGGCTTGCCGAGGCCGGCGAGGGTGACGGAGCCCGGGAAGCCGATCAGATCGTCGGTGGTCGAGTAG
- a CDS encoding M23 family metallopeptidase, giving the protein MGNHRADRRGLRREPSESPTPAAGGRRKAERPARHSGSRGSLFRSLPSTPVLVGVAALAVSAGGAVTAAGTNLSAPEPARFSQASALSGASDVSQVSLVEARHAAISRDSRRDALADAADSQLVAQAEQQAEQHDAALAQLAQQAETQAKKIARNAWVLPLDSYHLTARFGEYSGLWSHYHTGLDFAAPTGTPIHAVAGGTVTSTGYDGSYGNKTVVTLDDGTELWYCHQNQFGVSVGDVVRSGDLIGYVGATGNVTGPHLHLEVRPGGGDPVDPYEALVHHGLQP; this is encoded by the coding sequence ATGGGCAACCACCGAGCGGACCGTCGCGGCCTGCGCCGCGAACCCTCGGAGTCGCCGACCCCTGCGGCGGGAGGCCGGCGCAAGGCCGAAAGGCCGGCCCGCCACTCGGGCTCGCGCGGCTCGCTCTTCCGCTCGCTGCCCTCCACCCCGGTGCTCGTCGGCGTCGCCGCCCTCGCGGTCTCGGCCGGCGGCGCGGTCACCGCGGCCGGCACGAACCTGAGCGCCCCCGAGCCGGCCCGGTTCTCGCAGGCGAGCGCGCTCAGCGGCGCGAGCGACGTGTCCCAGGTGAGCCTCGTGGAGGCGCGGCACGCCGCGATCAGCCGCGACTCGCGTCGCGACGCCCTCGCCGACGCCGCCGACTCCCAGCTGGTCGCGCAGGCCGAGCAGCAGGCCGAGCAGCACGACGCCGCGCTCGCCCAACTGGCCCAGCAGGCCGAGACCCAGGCGAAGAAGATCGCGCGCAACGCCTGGGTGCTGCCGCTGGACAGCTACCACCTCACCGCGCGCTTCGGCGAGTACAGCGGCCTGTGGTCGCACTACCACACCGGTCTGGACTTCGCCGCGCCCACCGGCACGCCGATCCACGCGGTCGCCGGTGGCACCGTCACCTCGACCGGGTACGACGGCTCCTACGGCAACAAGACCGTGGTGACGCTCGACGACGGCACCGAGCTCTGGTACTGCCACCAGAACCAGTTCGGCGTCAGCGTCGGCGACGTGGTCCGCTCCGGTGACCTGATCGGCTACGTCGGCGCCACCGGCAACGTGACCGGCCCCCACCTCCACCTCGAGGTCCGCCCCGGCGGCGGCGACCCGGTCGACCCCTACGAGGCGCTGGTCCACCACGGGCTCCAGCCCTGA
- a CDS encoding cobalamin B12-binding domain-containing protein: MSTPGVTPRIRIVVAKPGLDGHDRGAKIVARALRDAGHEVIYTGLHQTPEQIVETAIQEDADLIGLSVLSGAHMTLFRRLVELLAERDASDIVVFGGGIIPEEDIPVLEEIGIAKVFTPGATTGEITGWVAAHFAEQPQA, from the coding sequence ATGAGCACGCCTGGTGTGACCCCCCGCATCCGCATCGTGGTGGCCAAGCCCGGCCTGGACGGCCACGACCGGGGCGCGAAGATCGTCGCACGCGCCTTGCGCGACGCCGGGCACGAGGTCATCTACACCGGCCTGCACCAGACTCCCGAGCAGATCGTGGAGACCGCGATCCAGGAGGACGCCGACCTGATCGGCCTCTCGGTGCTCTCCGGGGCGCACATGACGCTCTTCCGCCGGCTCGTCGAGCTGCTCGCCGAGCGCGACGCCTCCGACATCGTCGTCTTCGGCGGCGGGATCATCCCCGAGGAGGACATCCCGGTCCTCGAGGAGATCGGGATCGCGAAGGTCTTCACCCCCGGCGCCACGACCGGCGAGATCACCGGCTGGGTCGCCGCGCACTTCGCCGAGCAGCCCCAGGCCTGA
- the sucC gene encoding ADP-forming succinate--CoA ligase subunit beta: MDLMEYQAKELFAKHGVATTVGVVVETAEDARAAAEKMGGVTVVKAQVKAGGRGKAGGVKLAKTADEAYEHASNILGMEIKGLTVNRVLVTPATPPEDEYYFSFLLDRANRRYLCIASVEGGVEIEEVAKTNPDAVKQIAIDPGAGVDEEKARAIASEAKFPEAVFEQAVEMIQALYRVFVEEDATLVEVNPLARLAGDKLEALDGKVSLDDNASEIRHPDHAAFEIKDETDPLEAKAKDKGLNYVKLDGQVGIIGNGAGLVMSTLDVVAYAGEKHGGVKPANFLDIGGGANAQVMADGLDVILNDAQVKSVFVNVFGGITACDEVANGIKGALEILGDEASKPLVVRLDGNNVDAGRAILTELDHPLVTLVDTMDGAADKAAELANA; encoded by the coding sequence GTGGACCTGATGGAGTACCAGGCGAAGGAGCTCTTCGCCAAGCACGGCGTGGCCACCACGGTGGGCGTCGTCGTCGAGACCGCCGAGGACGCGAGGGCCGCCGCCGAGAAGATGGGTGGCGTGACCGTCGTCAAGGCGCAGGTCAAGGCCGGTGGCCGGGGCAAGGCCGGCGGCGTGAAGCTCGCCAAGACCGCCGACGAGGCCTACGAGCACGCCTCGAACATCCTGGGCATGGAGATCAAGGGCCTCACGGTCAACCGGGTGCTGGTCACGCCGGCGACCCCGCCGGAGGACGAGTACTACTTCTCCTTCCTGCTCGACCGGGCGAACCGCCGCTACCTGTGCATCGCCAGCGTCGAGGGCGGCGTCGAGATCGAGGAGGTCGCCAAGACCAACCCCGACGCGGTCAAGCAGATCGCGATCGACCCCGGTGCCGGTGTCGACGAGGAGAAGGCCCGCGCGATCGCGTCCGAGGCCAAGTTCCCCGAGGCCGTCTTCGAGCAGGCCGTGGAGATGATCCAGGCGCTGTACCGGGTCTTCGTCGAGGAGGACGCGACGCTGGTCGAGGTCAACCCGCTCGCGCGGCTGGCCGGCGACAAGCTCGAGGCGCTCGACGGCAAGGTGTCGCTGGACGACAACGCCTCGGAGATCCGTCACCCCGACCACGCGGCGTTCGAGATCAAGGACGAGACCGACCCGCTCGAGGCGAAGGCCAAGGACAAGGGCCTGAACTACGTCAAGCTCGACGGCCAGGTCGGCATCATCGGCAACGGCGCGGGCCTGGTCATGTCCACCCTCGACGTGGTCGCCTACGCCGGCGAGAAGCACGGCGGCGTCAAGCCCGCCAACTTCCTCGACATCGGTGGCGGCGCCAACGCGCAGGTCATGGCCGACGGCCTCGACGTGATCCTGAACGACGCGCAGGTCAAGAGCGTCTTCGTGAACGTCTTCGGCGGCATCACCGCCTGCGACGAGGTCGCCAACGGCATCAAGGGTGCGCTGGAGATCCTCGGCGACGAGGCCTCCAAGCCGCTGGTCGTCCGCCTCGACGGCAACAACGTCGACGCGGGTCGTGCCATCCTGACCGAGCTGGACCACCCGCTGGTCACCCTGGTCGACACGATGGACGGTGCGGCCGACAAGGCCGCCGAGCTGGCCAACGCCTGA
- the sucD gene encoding succinate--CoA ligase subunit alpha has protein sequence MSIYLNKDSKIIVQGMTGGMGSKHTTLMLEAGSNIVGGVNARKAGTSVELGGKDLPVYGSVKEAMAETGADVSVVFVPPAFTKDACLEAIDAGIGLLVVITEGVPVQDTAEVWSYLQGKQTRMVGPNCPGIITPEESLAGITPHTIAGKGPVGLVSKSGTLTYQMMYELRDFGFSTAIGIGGDPVIGTTHIDALEAFENDPETKAIVMIGEIGGDAEERAAAYIKEHVTKPVVGYVAGFTAPEGKTMGHAGAIVSGSSGTAQAKKEALEAVGVKVGKTPSETAELMREILRDL, from the coding sequence ATGTCGATCTACCTGAACAAGGACTCCAAGATCATCGTCCAGGGCATGACGGGTGGGATGGGCTCCAAGCACACCACCTTGATGCTCGAGGCCGGCAGCAACATCGTCGGCGGCGTGAACGCCCGCAAGGCCGGCACCAGCGTCGAGCTCGGCGGCAAGGACCTGCCGGTCTACGGCAGCGTCAAGGAGGCGATGGCCGAGACCGGCGCCGACGTGTCGGTCGTCTTCGTGCCGCCGGCCTTCACCAAGGACGCCTGCCTCGAGGCCATCGACGCCGGCATCGGCCTGCTGGTGGTCATCACCGAGGGCGTGCCGGTCCAGGACACCGCCGAGGTGTGGTCCTACCTGCAGGGCAAGCAGACCCGGATGGTCGGCCCGAACTGCCCGGGCATCATCACGCCCGAGGAGTCGCTGGCCGGCATCACCCCGCACACCATCGCGGGCAAGGGGCCGGTCGGGCTGGTGTCGAAGTCGGGCACGCTGACCTACCAGATGATGTACGAGCTGCGGGACTTCGGCTTCTCGACGGCCATCGGCATCGGCGGCGACCCGGTCATCGGTACGACGCACATCGACGCGCTCGAGGCGTTCGAGAACGACCCCGAGACCAAGGCGATCGTGATGATCGGCGAGATCGGTGGCGACGCCGAGGAGCGCGCCGCGGCGTACATCAAGGAGCACGTCACCAAGCCGGTGGTCGGCTACGTCGCGGGCTTCACCGCCCCCGAGGGCAAGACCATGGGCCACGCCGGTGCGATCGTGTCCGGCTCGTCCGGCACCGCCCAGGCGAAGAAGGAGGCCCTCGAGGCCGTCGGCGTCAAGGTCGGCAAGACGCCGTCCGAGACCGCCGAGCTGATGCGGGAGATCCTGCGCGACCTCTGA
- a CDS encoding RNA polymerase sigma factor — MDEREFDDFYQASFRRITAQIYAMIGNRDEAEECVQEAFVRAWAHRRKLDRAEYPEAWVRTTAYRLAVSRWRRTTRGRRPADRAVGAATETAAPSENHVALVAALKRLPEAQRQALVLHHLADLPVHQVAREVGVPEGTIKARLSRGRAALAALLSDDTNGGLQEGASHV, encoded by the coding sequence ATGGACGAACGCGAGTTCGACGACTTCTACCAGGCCTCGTTCCGGCGGATCACCGCGCAGATCTACGCGATGATCGGCAACCGGGACGAGGCGGAGGAGTGCGTCCAGGAGGCGTTCGTCCGCGCCTGGGCACACCGACGCAAGCTGGACCGGGCCGAGTACCCGGAGGCCTGGGTCCGCACCACGGCGTACCGCCTCGCGGTCAGCCGCTGGCGGCGTACGACGCGGGGCCGGCGCCCCGCGGACCGCGCCGTCGGCGCCGCGACCGAGACCGCGGCGCCGAGCGAGAACCACGTCGCCCTGGTGGCTGCCCTCAAGCGGCTGCCCGAGGCGCAGCGCCAGGCCCTGGTCCTGCACCACCTCGCCGACCTGCCGGTCCACCAGGTGGCCCGGGAGGTGGGCGTCCCCGAGGGCACCATCAAGGCCCGGCTCAGCCGCGGTCGCGCCGCGCTCGCGGCCCTGCTCTCCGACGACACCAACGGCGGACTCCAGGAGGGAGCAAGCCATGTCTGA